The Bosea beijingensis genome contains the following window.
CGGTCGCCTTCTCCAGCTTGATCTCCTTGCCGGCCGAATGCGAGGCGGCGAGCTCACCGAGGTTTTCGAAGATGTTCTTGGTCATCTGGTAGACCAGTTCCTCCTTCACGCCCTCATGGGTGACGAGGTAGTTGACGACGGCAGCCGTGTTCACGTCGGCGTTCTGGCCGGTATAGGTGTTGGCCGGGATAGGGGCGCTGATGAAGGGCGGGCCGGCCTTGTCGATCACGGCCTTAGGCACCTCGACGACATTGATCTCGACCGAGGTCGAGAGGTCGCGCAGCGAGGCGACGCCGAGGCCGGCCGATTGCAGGGTGGCGTCGAGCTGGCGGTTCTTCATGAGCTCGACAGACTCGGCGAAGGGCAGGTACTCGATCTTGCCGAGGTCCTTATAGGTGATGCCGGCGGCGGCGAGGATCGCGCGGGCGTTGAGCTCCGTGCCGGATTTCGGCGCGCCGACCGAGAGGCGCTTGCCCTTGAGATCGGCCAGCGTCTTGATGCCGCTCTCCTTGGAGGCGACGATCTGGACATAGTTCGGATAGACGGCGGCGATGCCGCGCAGCTTCTTCAGCGGCGCCTTGAAGCCGGCTTCCTCGTCGCCCTTCCAGGCGGCATCGAGCGAGTCGCCGAGCGTGAACGCGATCTCGCCGCGGCCCTGCTGGAGCAGAACGAGGTTCTCGACCGAAGCCTTGGTGGCCTGCACGGTGGGGCGGACGTTCTGGATCTTCTCGCCATAGATCTTCGAGAGCGCGACGCCCATCGGGTAATAAACGCCCGAGGTGCCGCCGGTCAGGATGTTGATGAAGTCCTGGGCGCTTGCCGCGGCCGGCGCGGCAATGAGCGTGACGGCAGCGGCAAAGCCGGCAAGGCGGCTGCGGAACAGCGATGTCATGATGTCTCCCTGATGCGGTCCGGCTCATGCGGCCAGTTGTCGCGTTTTTAGAGCATGCTGAACCCGAAAGGGAAAGCGCTCGACGACCGGCAGCACTCCACCTTTAGCCGAAGGACCGGACTGGTTTCGCCATGATTGGCTGCCTATCTCCGGTTTCGCACGGTCAGCTCGCCAGGGGCGGATCGGCCGTGTCTCCGAGCAACGAGCGATCAGGAACGACATGCAGGACCGCGCCGAGCAGGGTAGCAGCCAGGGGCTTCGCCTCGACCGACGAACTCTTCTCGCAGGTGCGGGTGCGACAGCGACGCTGGCCGCGCTCGGATTCGCGCCGGAAGCGCTGGCGCAGCAGGGGCTCAAGCTCGGCGACAGCAAGGATTTCACCTTCGAGACGCTGAAGGCGCGGGCGAAGGAGATGGCGGCCAAGCCCTATGAGGCGCCGCCCAACCCGCGGCCCGAGGTGATGCAGCGGATCGATTACGACGCCCATGGCAAGATCCGGTTCAAGCCGGAATCGGCGCTCTGGGCCAACGGCCCCTCGCCCTGGCCGGTGACCTTCTTCCATCTCGGCCGCTTCTTCCAGAAGCCGGTCAGGATGCATGTCGTCGAGGACGGCAAGGCCCG
Protein-coding sequences here:
- a CDS encoding TAXI family TRAP transporter solute-binding subunit, translated to MTSLFRSRLAGFAAAVTLIAAPAAASAQDFINILTGGTSGVYYPMGVALSKIYGEKIQNVRPTVQATKASVENLVLLQQGRGEIAFTLGDSLDAAWKGDEEAGFKAPLKKLRGIAAVYPNYVQIVASKESGIKTLADLKGKRLSVGAPKSGTELNARAILAAAGITYKDLGKIEYLPFAESVELMKNRQLDATLQSAGLGVASLRDLSTSVEINVVEVPKAVIDKAGPPFISAPIPANTYTGQNADVNTAAVVNYLVTHEGVKEELVYQMTKNIFENLGELAASHSAGKEIKLEKATDGMPVPLHPGAARYLKEKGLKVGS